In a single window of the Caproicibacterium sp. BJN0003 genome:
- a CDS encoding succinylglutamate desuccinylase: MGKKNVISATICLVAALTIAAVTGKNFMDIKKPDTLYPSANVTETKMLSDYFGDLKGTYGDTPVYVFKGSKPGGSMLLLGGTHPNEPAGYLAAVTFLENVKVDQGTVYVIPRACNSGFTNNDAQEASPQYLHITNKNGQVRQFRYGSRAANPVDQWPDPDVYIHAGSGQQLSGSETRNLNRSYPGKPDGNLMEKTAYAIVQLINKEGVNLTFDLHESSPEYPVNDATVAHEKSMDFAAQGMLELEMEGITMSLEPSPTNLHGLSHRELGDYTDTYPILMEAPNASQGRLRGATNEEMALTGKDKFYVSAAKQGFLYVPYDETGHPIEERVGRHLQGIIEYTKAFSSIHSDKAVSFENVPGYEQMFTDSDPSQLGGPHLGSFLN, from the coding sequence ATGGGTAAGAAGAATGTTATTTCAGCTACCATCTGCCTTGTGGCAGCGCTTACAATTGCGGCTGTAACCGGTAAAAACTTCATGGATATTAAAAAACCGGATACGCTGTATCCCAGTGCTAATGTCACGGAGACAAAAATGCTGAGTGACTACTTTGGAGATTTGAAAGGTACCTATGGAGATACGCCGGTTTATGTGTTCAAAGGTTCTAAGCCCGGTGGTTCTATGCTGCTTTTGGGTGGTACTCATCCGAACGAGCCTGCCGGCTATTTAGCGGCTGTCACGTTCCTGGAAAATGTTAAAGTGGACCAAGGAACCGTCTATGTTATCCCCAGAGCCTGCAACAGTGGCTTTACAAACAATGATGCCCAGGAGGCTTCTCCACAGTATTTGCACATTACAAATAAGAATGGGCAGGTACGTCAGTTCCGTTACGGCTCTCGTGCGGCAAATCCTGTTGACCAGTGGCCTGATCCGGATGTGTATATCCATGCAGGTTCCGGCCAGCAATTGTCCGGTTCCGAAACTCGAAACTTGAACCGTTCTTATCCTGGTAAACCCGATGGAAATCTGATGGAGAAAACCGCTTACGCCATTGTACAGCTGATCAATAAAGAGGGTGTCAACCTGACATTTGATTTGCATGAGTCATCTCCTGAATACCCGGTTAATGATGCAACGGTTGCCCATGAAAAGTCCATGGACTTCGCTGCACAAGGTATGTTGGAACTGGAAATGGAAGGTATCACTATGAGCTTGGAGCCTTCGCCTACCAACTTACATGGCCTGAGTCATCGGGAACTCGGTGACTACACAGATACCTATCCAATTTTGATGGAAGCTCCGAATGCTTCTCAGGGCCGTCTGCGCGGTGCTACCAACGAAGAAATGGCTTTGACCGGCAAGGATAAATTTTATGTCAGTGCTGCAAAGCAGGGATTCCTCTATGTTCCTTATGATGAAACAGGCCATCCGATTGAAGAACGCGTCGGTCGTCATCTGCAGGGAATCATCGAATATACAAAAGCTTTTAGCTCTATCCATAGCGATAAAGCAGTCAGCTTTGAAAATGTTCCTGGATATGAGCAAATGTTTACGGATTCCGATCCCTCTCAACTGGGTGGTCCCCATTTGGGTTCTTTCTTAAACTGA
- a CDS encoding succinylglutamate desuccinylase/aspartoacylase family protein — protein MNQNVLLHRGGVLLCFLLCLILTGVPGGSAPFSTISRSLLAQGTDMETELVTLKGSSPGPSLVVVGGLHGDETSGWEAADQLKHTALIKAGTLYILSPANVYGAKHNVRYTAQNWDLNRLFPGNPEGDPSEQLAAELWELIQREQPVLVVDLHEALPKEKNWDYLGSSIIVTKMDGIEDLVDAILSDTAAGTLCSEPYNFYGPGMPGSINRTVTEKLNIPALTIETFRGDSLERRVGDHLALIHFILNWYGMEEKEVLR, from the coding sequence GTGAATCAAAATGTTCTCCTGCATAGAGGTGGCGTTTTACTGTGTTTTCTGTTATGCTTGATCTTGACCGGGGTTCCGGGTGGTTCTGCTCCTTTTTCAACAATTTCTAGAAGTCTGTTGGCTCAAGGAACAGACATGGAAACTGAGCTTGTGACCCTTAAAGGCAGCAGCCCTGGACCCAGTTTGGTGGTGGTTGGAGGGCTTCACGGCGACGAGACATCCGGCTGGGAAGCCGCCGACCAGCTAAAACATACAGCTTTGATTAAAGCTGGCACGCTGTACATTTTGTCACCCGCCAATGTTTACGGTGCCAAACATAATGTTCGCTATACGGCACAAAATTGGGATTTAAATCGCCTGTTTCCGGGCAACCCAGAGGGAGACCCCAGTGAGCAACTGGCGGCAGAGCTGTGGGAGCTTATTCAGCGAGAACAACCTGTACTGGTGGTGGATCTCCATGAAGCTTTGCCTAAGGAAAAAAATTGGGATTATCTGGGCAGCTCTATTATTGTTACAAAAATGGATGGGATCGAAGATTTAGTAGACGCAATTTTGTCCGATACTGCCGCCGGAACCTTGTGCTCTGAACCCTATAATTTTTACGGCCCTGGGATGCCTGGAAGTATCAATCGAACCGTTACCGAAAAATTGAATATTCCAGCTCTAACGATAGAAACGTTCCGAGGGGATTCTCTGGAGCGTCGGGTAGGAGATCACTTGGCCCTGATCCATTTCATTCTGAACTGGTATGGGATGGAGGAAAAGGAGGTACTGCGATGA
- the pgsB gene encoding poly-gamma-glutamate synthase PgsB, producing MTKSIGVVLALAAVFFGYLIWENQRAIKDRYAIKHVVYVNGTRGKSSTTRLIDGGLRAAGLRVFCKTTGTLPMTINTDGVEQLIHRRGAANIREQLQILHKAAKEHADVLVIECMAVNTAYQNISQHRMVRADIGVITNVRLDHTDVMGETLPEIAEALSNTIPKAGILFTAEQEQFDVLAKNAQALGTRIFQVLPEESLATIDWPDNVALALAVCTQLGVSRDTALFGMNTFYQKDPYALSFYRVGNGTLFINGLSINDSQSTLKVFATLQKKLEFGKGKFILLLNSRADRASRTIQMAELVRDLAPDSLWLLGSGRKLLNHTLPRRIPKEKMPEIQRYTSAAKLDFSGLQPEDIIFAAGNIAMEGKKLMDRIRKEGTPDVL from the coding sequence ATGACAAAGTCCATCGGGGTGGTTTTGGCTTTGGCAGCTGTTTTTTTCGGTTACTTAATCTGGGAAAACCAGCGTGCTATAAAGGACCGCTATGCCATAAAGCATGTAGTCTATGTGAACGGAACCCGTGGAAAGTCCAGTACGACTCGTCTGATCGACGGCGGTTTACGGGCTGCAGGGCTGCGGGTGTTCTGCAAGACGACCGGAACCTTACCCATGACCATTAATACGGACGGGGTGGAGCAGCTGATTCACCGACGAGGGGCAGCTAATATTCGCGAACAACTGCAGATTTTACATAAGGCGGCTAAGGAGCACGCTGATGTGCTTGTGATCGAATGTATGGCTGTGAATACAGCATATCAGAATATTTCCCAACACCGGATGGTGCGCGCAGACATCGGTGTGATTACGAATGTACGGTTGGATCACACGGATGTGATGGGGGAAACGTTGCCGGAGATTGCGGAGGCGTTGTCTAATACAATTCCTAAGGCAGGTATTTTGTTTACTGCCGAACAGGAACAATTTGACGTGCTGGCAAAAAATGCGCAAGCTCTTGGGACAAGGATTTTTCAAGTTTTACCGGAAGAATCTTTGGCGACGATTGATTGGCCGGACAATGTGGCTTTAGCGTTGGCGGTCTGTACCCAGTTGGGAGTAAGCCGAGACACGGCCCTCTTCGGAATGAATACTTTTTATCAAAAGGACCCTTATGCCTTGTCTTTTTATCGGGTTGGGAATGGGACGCTCTTTATTAACGGGCTCTCTATTAATGATTCACAGTCTACATTGAAGGTCTTTGCAACTTTGCAGAAAAAGCTGGAGTTCGGAAAAGGAAAATTTATTTTGCTTCTAAACAGTCGGGCAGATAGGGCTTCCCGTACGATCCAGATGGCAGAGCTGGTGCGTGATTTGGCGCCGGATTCCTTATGGCTTTTAGGATCTGGACGAAAACTTCTAAATCATACTCTGCCTCGGCGCATCCCTAAAGAGAAGATGCCGGAGATACAGCGTTATACCAGCGCCGCAAAGCTTGACTTTTCTGGTTTGCAGCCGGAGGACATAATTTTTGCG